The genome window CTGAAACCGCTCTTGCTGCAGTACAGGCCTGGTGCGGTGTGTTAACCGGCTCAAGACTGCCATTTGGGCTTCGCAGGGTTTCTTGCATATTGGAGGTCCAGGATGCCCCTTGATTGGCGTGCAGCACTTACGCGGGACGGGCATCGGGTAGTTTTGTCTGGCTTGCCCATAGCCATGCATTGTCACCACTACAGCATAAACCTCCAGAAAATGCTTGAAGAAACCCTGGGCAGCCAAGGGGTGGAACTGCTTTTCAGATCGGCCGAAGAGGCCAGCTTCCTTGGGTTTAGATCCATTTTGAGGCAATACCCCAAGATAAGAACCATTCAATCCAAACTGGAGCTGGCCTCCACCATATACCAGAACTGCGGAATGGGAATCATCCACTTCCAACAGATAGGACCCAAGGGGGGTGTGATCGAGAGCCCTTCCACCCATCATGTGACAGGATGGTTGGCCAAGCATGGGGGTCGTCTGACTCCAGGATGCCATTTCTCCCGTGGATGGATAGCCGGGGTCCTCGAAACCATCTATGGCAAATCCCCAGGCTTTTACCTGGTTAAGGAGCTGGCTTGCAAGATGACCCGTGAACCCAAGTGTGTCTTTGAGGTGAGGGAGGCCTAGATGGCCATAGACGGGCACAAGATAGTCCAAGCAGTGATGGAAGGAAGCAGAATAAGGGATGCCAAGGGAATAATCCCCATCTTCGGA of bacterium contains these proteins:
- a CDS encoding 4-vinyl reductase — its product is MPLDWRAALTRDGHRVVLSGLPIAMHCHHYSINLQKMLEETLGSQGVELLFRSAEEASFLGFRSILRQYPKIRTIQSKLELASTIYQNCGMGIIHFQQIGPKGGVIESPSTHHVTGWLAKHGGRLTPGCHFSRGWIAGVLETIYGKSPGFYLVKELACKMTREPKCVFEVREA